The Arachis ipaensis cultivar K30076 chromosome B03, Araip1.1, whole genome shotgun sequence region CTAACTATTGTCTAAAAGTTCGTTCGATTGATTCAATATCCATTAACCTAAGGAAGAGAGTTGACGGGTAAATCTATAGGACATACACGACCACATACAcctttgttattattatattattgtgGTTGGGAGTGAAAGTGGCTAGTGGTaattaaaatgaataagaaaaagtataggtGAATAATGTaaatgttaaaaattttaaaaagtaaagtAAAAGGTTTTTTGTTACATAATTAgggtgaaatttttttatttttggtgggCCAAAAAATTGGTCCATTATTCATGTTATCAGATTTTTTGTTATCGACTTAAAAAATTAATAGTGCCGAAGAGCTTTAGCTCAGTGGCATTTCACCCCTCCCCACCACTAAGGTCTAGAGTTCAAACTCTAGAGAATGCATTTGAGGGAAAAAATGTGATAAATGTGTGAGGAGTGTGTGGGTTGTGTTGTGTACCTAGGATTGGGGGTTGTCCAATCCTATGACANNNNNNNNNNNNNNNNNNNNNNNNNNNNNNNNNNNNNNNNNNNNNNNNNNNNNNNNNNNNNNNNNNNNNNNNNNNNNNNNNNNNNNNNNNNNNNNNNNNNNNNNNNNNNNNNNNNNNNNNNNNNNNNNNNNNNNNNNNNNNNNNNNNNNNNNNNNNNNNNNNNNNNNNNNNNNNNNNNNNNNNNNNNNNNNNNNNNNNNNNNAATAATAATTTCAcactattaaatataattttatactattaaaaatattaataataactaattgattACTACATATCACAAAACCAGGTTTCTATTCAAAATGATAAACTAGATAGACCATTATTAAGATTCAACGCTATGCTTATGAGTTATGAAGATAATAAAAAAGAGGTTTTTTTACCTTGAAGGCACATAGTTTACCACACAACATCCATACATTATTGATAATAGTTTTATGTAAGTGGAACATATGCATACATTAATTGCTAACATCACATGGCAGAAAATCCAGCATGGGATTGAAGTACTTTTGGAACAAAGATAAGATTATCAGCAGGGAAAAAGTGGCACACTGAAGAGGTTCCAGGCTTAACATCAAGAACTTGAAATGAAGGATGAGAAGAAGCCCATTCCGAAGTATCCAAATGACAAACAACGATAGCTTCCACCTTATCACCATTGTCACCTTCAAGTGGCACACTATAAACCTTGTTCTGAGTTGTCTGGCTATGGCAATAGAAAACACCATAAGGGTAAGGCATGGTGTGACAAGCCACCATCTTCCGAGCTTCCATCTCTTTAATGTCTTCTAACATTGTATAATTCTGGAAACTCACACTAGACTTAGTCTTGTGAGAAGTTGAAAGTACTCGAAACCCGGAATCTTTTCCAAGAATGCTTTGAGCGAAATCAAGCATGGAATCTAAGGAAGTTGCACAGAACTTGACCTCTCCTTTGATGGGCTTGCTCTCACATTCCCTCAGGGTATCTTCCATGGCTTTCGCCTGCGCAGAATCGCTGGCGAAGCCAAAGAGTTGGAGGAGTTGTGGGAGTTTTTCCAACGAGAAAGGAAGTGAATCAGCTTCTTGCTTTGGCCATAGCTTTGGTGAAGTTGAAGGGTCTCTCTTGGGAAAATAAATTGGCATCCTTTGACCTACTTTCAAATCCTTCATTGTCAAGAACACCATTAGAGAAGGATCTAtgtcatgatgatgatgatgatcatgtTTGTGATCATCATTAGATGTTATTATTGTTCCATGATTCATACCCAATTCCCTTCCAATGATTCCATAAGATGAACACTGCAAAACAATAATAAGATTACTAAAAGATTCCATAAATTGCATGAATCTAAGAATAATTGAACATAATTTATTATACCATGATAAGTAGGAAATGGAGCAAGAGGATCCATGGTAGAAAATTTTCAGCCATGTTTGTATCTGAATAATGCATTGAACAGTTTTGTTACTTTCAACTACCACATACACACCCTTTGATACTAAATTCAGATGAAGAACAGTGATATCAGGCAGGGTCCATTGTACTACGTGGTTCAAATTAGTTAAAGtaaaaaaatgcaaaaatatGATCCGTTAGCATTAAATCTATTATTTAATTCTAAATTATTGATAAAAAACAAAGCAAATAATTTCAGGCCGGCAGCGATACATCATATCATATGTATAATAA contains the following coding sequences:
- the LOC107628900 gene encoding BURP domain-containing protein BNM2A, producing MHYSDTNMAENFLPWILLLHFLLIMCSSYGIIGRELGMNHGTIITSNDDHKHDHHHHHDIDPSLMVFLTMKDLKVGQRMPIYFPKRDPSTSPKLWPKQEADSLPFSLEKLPQLLQLFGFASDSAQAKAMEDTLRECESKPIKGEVKFCATSLDSMLDFAQSILGKDSGFRVLSTSHKTKSSVSFQNYTMLEDIKEMEARKMVACHTMPYPYGVFYCHSQTTQNKVYSVPLEGDNGDKVEAIVVCHLDTSEWASSHPSFQVLDVKPGTSSVCHFFPADNLIFVPKVLQSHAGFSAM